In a genomic window of Theropithecus gelada isolate Dixy chromosome 15, Tgel_1.0, whole genome shotgun sequence:
- the SLC31A2 gene encoding probable low affinity copper uptake protein 2 isoform X1: MAMHFIFSDTVVLLFDFWSVHSPAGMALSVLVLLLLAVLYEGIKVGKAKLLHQVVFVSLWPVSNPCHPGGHRLLHHAGRNVLQHLDFPWCGPGLRCGLLPSLPTSQHSLAGEECAGTEAGGTQGPLFHTLYFQLPFLLMAIPPPYSQPLETLS, encoded by the exons ATGGCG ATGCATTTCATCTTCTCAGATACGGTGGTGCTTCTGTTTGATTTCTGGAGTGTCCACAGTCCTGCTG GCATGGCCCTTTCGGTGTTGGTGCTCCTGCTCCTGGCTGTACTGTATGAAGGCATCAAGGTTGGCAAAGCCAAGCTGCTCCACCAG GTGGTATTTGTGTCACTTTGGCCAGTCTCTAATCCATGTCATCCAGGTGGTCATCGGCTACTTCATCATGCTGGCCGTAATGTCCTACAACACCTGGATTTTCCTTGGTGTGGTCCTGGGCTCCGCTGTGGGCTACTACCTAGCTTACCCACTTCTCAGCACAGCTTAGCTGGTGAGGAATGTGCAGGCACTGAGGCTGGAGGGACACAGGGACCCCTCTTCCATACACTATACTTCCAACTGCCCTTTCTTCTGATGGCTATTCCTCCACCTTattcccagcccctggaaacttTGAGCTGA
- the SLC31A2 gene encoding probable low affinity copper uptake protein 2 isoform X2 yields MAMHFIFSDTVVLLFDFWSVHSPAGMALSVLVLLLLAVLYEGIKVGKAKLLHQVLVNLPTSISQQTIAETDGDSAGSDASPVGRTHHRWYLCHFGQSLIHVIQVVIGYFIMLAVMSYNTWIFLGVVLGSAVGYYLAYPLLSTA; encoded by the exons ATGGCG ATGCATTTCATCTTCTCAGATACGGTGGTGCTTCTGTTTGATTTCTGGAGTGTCCACAGTCCTGCTG GCATGGCCCTTTCGGTGTTGGTGCTCCTGCTCCTGGCTGTACTGTATGAAGGCATCAAGGTTGGCAAAGCCAAGCTGCTCCACCAGGTGCTGGTGAACCTGCCTACCTCTATCAGCCAGCAGACCATCGCAGAGACAGACGGAGACTCTGCAGGCTCAGATGCATCCCCTGTTGGCAGAACCCACCACAG GTGGTATTTGTGTCACTTTGGCCAGTCTCTAATCCATGTCATCCAGGTGGTCATCGGCTACTTCATCATGCTGGCCGTAATGTCCTACAACACCTGGATTTTCCTTGGTGTGGTCCTGGGCTCCGCTGTGGGCTACTACCTAGCTTACCCACTTCTCAGCACAGCTTAG
- the SLC31A2 gene encoding probable low affinity copper uptake protein 2 isoform X3: MHFIFSDTVVLLFDFWSVHSPAGMALSVLVLLLLAVLYEGIKVGKAKLLHQVLVNLPTSISQQTIAETDGDSAGSDASPVGRTHHRWYLCHFGQSLIHVIQVVIGYFIMLAVMSYNTWIFLGVVLGSAVGYYLAYPLLSTA, encoded by the exons ATGCATTTCATCTTCTCAGATACGGTGGTGCTTCTGTTTGATTTCTGGAGTGTCCACAGTCCTGCTG GCATGGCCCTTTCGGTGTTGGTGCTCCTGCTCCTGGCTGTACTGTATGAAGGCATCAAGGTTGGCAAAGCCAAGCTGCTCCACCAGGTGCTGGTGAACCTGCCTACCTCTATCAGCCAGCAGACCATCGCAGAGACAGACGGAGACTCTGCAGGCTCAGATGCATCCCCTGTTGGCAGAACCCACCACAG GTGGTATTTGTGTCACTTTGGCCAGTCTCTAATCCATGTCATCCAGGTGGTCATCGGCTACTTCATCATGCTGGCCGTAATGTCCTACAACACCTGGATTTTCCTTGGTGTGGTCCTGGGCTCCGCTGTGGGCTACTACCTAGCTTACCCACTTCTCAGCACAGCTTAG
- the SLC31A2 gene encoding probable low affinity copper uptake protein 2 isoform X4 yields MQERGGWSGFHEQAEVLEGKQCWPGQVSTTLPPLTGMALSVLVLLLLAVLYEGIKVGKAKLLHQVLVNLPTSISQQTIAETDGDSAGSDASPVGRTHHRWYLCHFGQSLIHVIQVVIGYFIMLAVMSYNTWIFLGVVLGSAVGYYLAYPLLSTA; encoded by the exons ATGCAAGAGAGAGGTGGATGGAGTGGATTCCATGAACAGGCGGAGGTGCTGGAAGGGAAACAGTGCTGGCCAGGCCAGGTCTCCACAACTCTGCCTCCTTTGACAGGCATGGCCCTTTCGGTGTTGGTGCTCCTGCTCCTGGCTGTACTGTATGAAGGCATCAAGGTTGGCAAAGCCAAGCTGCTCCACCAGGTGCTGGTGAACCTGCCTACCTCTATCAGCCAGCAGACCATCGCAGAGACAGACGGAGACTCTGCAGGCTCAGATGCATCCCCTGTTGGCAGAACCCACCACAG GTGGTATTTGTGTCACTTTGGCCAGTCTCTAATCCATGTCATCCAGGTGGTCATCGGCTACTTCATCATGCTGGCCGTAATGTCCTACAACACCTGGATTTTCCTTGGTGTGGTCCTGGGCTCCGCTGTGGGCTACTACCTAGCTTACCCACTTCTCAGCACAGCTTAG